In Candidatus Pelagibacter ubique HIMB140, a single window of DNA contains:
- a CDS encoding ABC transporter ATP-binding protein has product MAEINISNINKSFGSTHVIKDVSLDIKSESFTVLVGPSGCGKSTMLRMIAGLEEINSGTISIDGQVVNDLPPKERNIAMVFQSYALYPHMTVFDNMAFGLKIEKKSKEEITERVMEAAKILQIEEYLERKPKQLSGGQRQRVAIGRAITRKPKVFLFDEPLSNLDAALRVQMRVELAKLHDQLNATMIYVTHDQTEAMTLADDIVVLDQGIVSQKGSPLKLYNEPENLFVGGFIGSPKMNFINSKVISSNNSGTEVEISGQGKIIVPKTSDKVSPGDNVKIGIRPEHILINSGEKCWESKVFVIEKLGSSTFLYLEKEGEPLVVQTDGASKVNVGDSLSLGFDLSKCHLFDSNNLAFK; this is encoded by the coding sequence ATGGCTGAGATAAATATTTCGAACATAAATAAATCTTTTGGATCTACACATGTGATCAAAGATGTGTCTCTAGATATTAAGAGTGAATCTTTCACTGTATTAGTTGGACCAAGCGGATGTGGTAAATCAACAATGTTAAGAATGATTGCAGGCTTAGAGGAGATCAACTCAGGAACAATTTCAATAGATGGACAAGTTGTGAATGATCTTCCTCCTAAAGAAAGAAATATCGCAATGGTATTTCAATCTTATGCATTGTATCCACACATGACTGTTTTTGATAACATGGCTTTTGGATTAAAGATTGAAAAAAAATCTAAAGAAGAAATTACAGAAAGAGTTATGGAGGCTGCTAAAATTCTTCAAATTGAAGAATACTTAGAGAGAAAACCAAAACAATTGTCAGGTGGACAAAGACAAAGAGTTGCAATAGGAAGAGCCATTACAAGAAAACCAAAAGTATTTTTGTTTGATGAACCTTTATCTAATTTAGATGCAGCTTTAAGAGTTCAGATGAGAGTAGAATTAGCTAAATTGCATGATCAATTAAATGCAACAATGATTTATGTTACACACGACCAAACAGAAGCAATGACACTTGCAGATGATATAGTTGTATTAGATCAAGGTATTGTTTCTCAAAAAGGATCGCCTTTAAAACTTTACAATGAACCTGAAAATTTATTTGTAGGTGGGTTTATTGGTTCACCAAAGATGAACTTTATTAATTCTAAAGTTATAAGTTCTAATAATTCTGGAACTGAAGTTGAAATTTCAGGACAAGGAAAAATTATCGTTCCAAAAACTTCAGATAAAGTTTCACCTGGAGATAATGTAAAGATTGGTATCAGACCTGAACATATCTTAATAAATAGTGGTGAAAAATGTTGGGAGAGTAAGGTATTTGTGATTGAAAAATTAGGTTCATCTACTTTTTTATATCTAGAAAAAGAGGGAGAGCCATTAGTAGTCCAAACTGATGGTGCTAGTAAAGTCAACGTTGGAGATAGTCTTAGTTTGGGATTTGATCTAAGCAAATGCCATTTATTCGACAGCAATAATTTAGCCTTTAAATAA
- a CDS encoding ABC transporter substrate-binding protein: protein MFKKTLILLSAVTFFINNVAFADIKFWTTETQPARMAKQEDMAKAFEAKTGIAVEVIPIDEKELGKRATAAAAAGDLPDVIYHTLQYVLPWAEAGILDVDANNDVVKELGKKTFAPGALNMAKQGSKIAAVPVDGWTQMIVYRKDLFEKAGLEPPTSYANITKAIETLSSNDMFGFVAATKTDENFMSQVLEHVLLANGVNVVKKGGIKKQGNKLKKALEFYKTIAKASPEGELYWKQSRELYFAGKTPMIIWSPFIMDELAGLRDSAPPTINDDPTSSELASKTGFITNFSGPNNKKGAAWADVRYFGITADADTDEAKQFILYSMDEGYTSTLAIAPEGKFPVRRGNASDPAAYTKAWSKLPVGVDRKAPLTDLYSADVIDNIVAGLDTASRWGVKEGELSRASKVINSQFINRITRLYIDDQIDVDEAVDMINTALAQFN from the coding sequence ATGTTTAAAAAAACTTTAATATTATTATCTGCTGTAACATTTTTTATAAACAATGTTGCTTTTGCAGATATCAAGTTTTGGACAACTGAAACTCAACCAGCAAGAATGGCGAAGCAAGAAGATATGGCTAAAGCCTTCGAAGCAAAAACTGGTATTGCAGTTGAAGTTATTCCAATCGACGAAAAAGAACTAGGTAAAAGAGCAACAGCTGCAGCTGCAGCAGGTGATTTACCTGATGTAATTTATCATACACTACAATATGTATTGCCATGGGCTGAAGCAGGAATTTTAGATGTTGATGCTAACAATGATGTTGTTAAAGAATTAGGTAAAAAAACTTTTGCACCTGGTGCTTTAAATATGGCTAAGCAAGGATCAAAAATTGCTGCTGTTCCAGTTGATGGTTGGACTCAAATGATCGTTTATAGAAAAGATCTTTTTGAGAAAGCTGGTTTAGAGCCACCAACTAGTTATGCAAATATCACCAAAGCAATAGAAACACTATCTTCAAATGATATGTTTGGATTTGTTGCTGCTACAAAAACAGATGAAAACTTTATGAGTCAGGTTTTAGAACATGTATTATTGGCTAATGGAGTTAACGTAGTTAAAAAAGGTGGTATCAAAAAACAAGGAAACAAACTTAAAAAAGCTTTAGAGTTTTACAAAACAATTGCAAAAGCTAGTCCAGAAGGAGAATTATACTGGAAGCAATCTAGAGAACTTTATTTTGCAGGTAAAACTCCAATGATTATCTGGTCTCCATTTATTATGGATGAGTTAGCGGGATTAAGAGATTCAGCTCCTCCAACAATAAATGACGATCCAACTTCAAGTGAGTTAGCATCAAAAACTGGTTTCATTACAAACTTTAGTGGACCGAACAATAAAAAAGGTGCTGCTTGGGCAGACGTAAGATACTTTGGTATAACAGCCGATGCAGATACGGATGAAGCTAAACAGTTTATCCTTTATTCAATGGATGAAGGATATACTTCAACTTTAGCAATTGCTCCTGAAGGGAAATTTCCTGTAAGAAGAGGTAATGCAAGTGATCCAGCTGCATATACTAAAGCTTGGTCAAAACTTCCAGTAGGAGTGGATAGAAAGGCTCCATTAACTGATCTTTATTCAGCAGATGTTATAGATAACATTGTAGCTGGTTTAGATACTGCTAGCAGATGGGGAGTTAAAGAAGGTGAACTTTCTAGAGCTTCTAAAGTTATCAATTCTCAATTCATTAATAGAATAACAAGATTATATATTGATGATCAAATTGATGTTGATGAGGCAGTTGATATGATCAATACTGCATTAGCACAGTTCAATTAA
- a CDS encoding carbohydrate ABC transporter permease → MSNSLSKIEKRTAYALTLPAVLIVFAIVLFPIFSNVWISFKEVQLKDIRIPEPRAKKIVKSIKNEDTKIKIIYKLRNSSLIQDIRNVKFHDKFPSNVKPIDLDERCKFTSNKVQCDFGNWSKKYREQFVIFFETKNGEKIDKKQFKLNKPNLKGKADNILLTSDFTLSNFKKVITNYEFKNLLLTTFYYTFFGTVGAIVFGILSAQMVNQKFRGRSFVRSTLLFPYVAPVVALAFTWELLLDPNSGTLNNLLLNYNIIDKPINLLGQKYVSIFIFGFEFKLRLALTTVIIFEIWRYFPLAFLFILARLQAVPKELYEAADIDGAGPYTKFMNITLPQITAVISILFMIRFIWNFNKFEDIFLLTGGASGTRTLPINVYEQGFSIGNIGMGSAVSIVIVILLLFFMLIYFKLIGKRANES, encoded by the coding sequence ATGAGTAATTCACTTTCAAAAATAGAAAAAAGAACTGCTTATGCTTTAACTTTGCCAGCAGTTCTAATTGTATTTGCAATAGTATTATTTCCAATATTTTCAAACGTTTGGATTAGTTTTAAAGAAGTTCAATTAAAAGATATAAGAATTCCAGAGCCAAGAGCAAAAAAAATAGTCAAATCAATTAAAAACGAAGATACAAAAATTAAGATTATCTATAAATTAAGAAATAGTTCCTTAATTCAAGATATTAGAAATGTTAAATTCCACGATAAATTCCCAAGCAATGTTAAACCAATTGATTTAGATGAGAGATGTAAGTTCACTTCAAATAAAGTTCAGTGTGATTTTGGTAATTGGTCAAAAAAATACAGAGAGCAATTTGTAATTTTTTTTGAAACAAAAAATGGTGAAAAAATTGATAAAAAACAATTTAAATTAAATAAACCTAATTTAAAAGGAAAAGCAGATAACATTCTTTTGACAAGTGATTTTACTTTGTCAAATTTTAAAAAAGTAATCACAAACTATGAATTTAAAAATTTATTATTAACAACATTTTATTATACTTTTTTTGGAACAGTGGGTGCAATTGTTTTTGGAATTTTGTCAGCCCAAATGGTAAATCAAAAGTTTAGAGGTCGAAGCTTTGTTAGAAGTACGTTATTGTTTCCCTATGTAGCTCCAGTTGTGGCCTTGGCATTTACATGGGAACTTCTATTAGATCCTAATAGTGGTACTTTAAACAACCTGCTACTGAATTATAATATTATAGATAAGCCAATAAATTTGTTAGGTCAAAAGTATGTATCTATTTTTATTTTCGGTTTTGAATTTAAATTAAGATTAGCGTTAACAACTGTTATTATTTTTGAAATCTGGAGATATTTTCCTTTGGCTTTCCTTTTTATTTTAGCAAGACTTCAAGCAGTTCCTAAAGAACTTTATGAGGCGGCAGATATTGATGGAGCAGGTCCTTACACCAAATTTATGAATATAACATTGCCGCAGATTACAGCAGTGATTTCAATTTTATTTATGATTAGATTTATTTGGAATTTTAACAAGTTTGAGGATATTTTTCTATTAACAGGTGGTGCATCAGGTACCAGAACACTTCCAATTAATGTTTATGAACAGGGATTTTCAATAGGAAATATTGGTATGGGATCGGCAGTATCAATTGTGATTGTAATATTACTTTTATTTTTCATGTTAATTTATTTTAAACTGATAGGAAAGAGAGCCAATGAGAGTTAA
- a CDS encoding carbohydrate ABC transporter permease has product MRVKSIITFSLISSFFLFSLISIWKILSTLQGIELKTLNFNFYFLSGIIISIISIFLSEKLNKLFKVILLASVFVLVDYFINSSLPIWHYIGTFLILLFFVNKLFNYNKKHFSYDFSAQIIFFDFLTLFGIIFFSFVILFPFYLMLVTSFKTQALLLINPLDFSIDFTQNIKSLFKSYIIVFTEYNFGRYMLNSSIVSVGTVIITLLLGIPAAYAVARLNFFGKHFLSTSILIIYMFPAIVLVIPLYTVFSQLGLRNSVFGLLIIYTATTLPVAIYMLQGYFKSIPKELEEAGIMDGQNWFGIIVKIILPLSLPAIASVALYVFMIAWNEFLFSLMFLDSPSSFTLSRAIQFLNVGAETPRQYLMAGSVVVTLPILFIFVYFEKYLVSGLTSGSVKG; this is encoded by the coding sequence ATGAGAGTTAAATCAATTATTACTTTCAGTTTAATTTCTTCATTTTTTTTATTTTCTCTAATTTCTATTTGGAAAATTTTATCCACATTACAAGGAATTGAACTTAAAACTTTAAATTTCAATTTTTATTTTTTAAGTGGAATTATAATTTCTATTATTTCAATTTTCTTAAGTGAAAAATTAAACAAGTTATTTAAAGTAATTTTATTAGCATCTGTGTTTGTTTTAGTTGATTATTTTATTAATAGTTCTTTACCTATTTGGCATTATATAGGTACATTTCTTATACTATTATTTTTTGTTAATAAGCTATTTAATTATAACAAGAAACATTTTAGTTATGATTTTTCTGCACAAATTATATTTTTTGATTTTTTAACCTTATTTGGAATAATCTTTTTTTCTTTTGTAATTTTATTCCCATTTTACTTGATGTTAGTAACAAGTTTCAAAACTCAAGCTCTTTTATTAATTAATCCTTTAGATTTCAGTATCGATTTTACACAAAATATAAAATCTTTATTCAAATCCTATATTATAGTTTTTACTGAATATAATTTTGGCAGGTACATGCTTAATAGTTCAATTGTTTCAGTAGGTACGGTTATAATTACTTTATTACTTGGGATCCCAGCAGCTTATGCGGTTGCAAGATTGAACTTTTTTGGAAAACACTTTTTGTCTACCTCTATTTTAATAATATATATGTTTCCTGCGATAGTGCTCGTGATTCCACTGTACACCGTTTTTAGTCAATTAGGTCTACGTAATTCAGTATTTGGATTATTGATTATTTATACGGCTACAACACTGCCAGTTGCAATTTATATGCTCCAAGGATATTTCAAAAGTATACCAAAAGAACTTGAAGAAGCGGGTATAATGGATGGACAAAATTGGTTTGGAATTATTGTTAAAATCATTTTACCCTTAAGCTTACCAGCAATTGCCTCTGTAGCATTATATGTATTTATGATTGCTTGGAATGAATTTTTATTTTCACTAATGTTTTTAGATAGCCCTAGCTCATTTACATTATCAAGAGCAATACAGTTTTTAAATGTAGGAGCTGAAACGCCTAGACAATATTTGATGGCTGGTTCAGTTGTTGTAACCTTGCCAATTTTATTTATTTTTGTTTATTTTGAAAAATATTTAGTTAGTGGATTAACATCAGGGAGCGTTAAGGGTTAA
- a CDS encoding MGH1-like glycoside hydrolase domain-containing protein produces the protein MSLLKREAENILLNNRREGYTLPTNNKLYPAQWNWDSAYIALGYSYFNKEYAIVELEKLFEGQWSDGMVPHILFHHKDENYFPNHNTWQCGEKIPSSGITQPPIVSSILKLMLDKHEFSSSEMERILNLVKKTKNYLEWFYKYRDPNDTGLVSILHPWESGTDNSPLWDFPLSKILIEENLEYKRRDLDVSSSDVRPLKRDYDCYITLLNQFRNEKYNPEKLYDISMFNVADIGFNSLFLKACKDLVYIATKNNIECTFIQKKITQTENKLISLYNKGDNSFYSYDVLNKQTLEIPSITNYFILFADIQNKEINNSIIQSLKMYNSNEKYFFSSIKPDNKYFEEIRYWRGPVWINCNWILYKGLLEKDPELANKIKSHTLDLMHEKDFHEYYSCKSGTPYGANNFSWSAALYLDLIND, from the coding sequence ATGAGTTTGTTAAAAAGAGAAGCTGAAAATATTTTATTAAATAATAGGCGTGAGGGATATACTCTGCCTACAAATAACAAGTTATACCCAGCACAATGGAATTGGGACTCAGCATATATAGCACTAGGTTATTCTTATTTTAATAAAGAATACGCAATAGTTGAGCTAGAAAAGTTGTTCGAGGGACAATGGTCTGATGGTATGGTTCCTCATATTTTATTTCATCATAAGGATGAAAATTATTTTCCAAATCATAATACTTGGCAGTGTGGTGAAAAAATTCCATCATCTGGAATTACTCAGCCACCGATTGTCTCAAGTATTTTAAAATTAATGTTGGATAAGCATGAATTTAGTTCTAGTGAAATGGAAAGAATTTTGAATTTAGTAAAAAAAACAAAAAATTATTTAGAATGGTTTTATAAATATAGAGACCCAAATGATACTGGTTTAGTTTCTATATTGCATCCATGGGAAAGTGGCACAGATAATTCACCTTTATGGGATTTTCCTTTAAGTAAAATTTTAATTGAAGAAAATCTTGAATACAAAAGAAGAGATTTAGATGTTTCAAGTAGTGATGTAAGACCACTTAAAAGGGACTATGATTGTTACATTACTCTTTTAAATCAGTTCAGAAATGAAAAATATAATCCTGAAAAACTCTATGATATTTCAATGTTTAATGTTGCTGATATAGGTTTTAACTCTTTATTTTTGAAAGCTTGCAAAGATCTAGTCTATATTGCAACAAAAAATAATATTGAATGCACATTTATACAAAAAAAAATAACACAAACTGAGAATAAATTAATTAGTTTATATAACAAAGGTGATAATTCATTTTACTCATATGATGTTTTAAATAAGCAAACATTAGAAATCCCTTCTATTACAAATTATTTTATTTTGTTTGCAGATATTCAAAATAAAGAAATTAATAATTCGATAATTCAAAGTTTAAAAATGTATAATTCTAATGAAAAATATTTCTTTTCGTCAATAAAGCCTGATAACAAATATTTTGAGGAGATAAGATATTGGAGAGGACCTGTTTGGATTAACTGTAATTGGATTTTATACAAAGGATTGTTAGAAAAAGATCCTGAACTTGCCAATAAAATAAAATCACATACATTGGATTTAATGCATGAAAAGGATTTTCATGAATACTACAGTTGTAAATCAGGAACTCCTTATGGAGCTAATAATTTTTCTTGGTCTGCTGCATTATATTTAGATTTAATAAATGATTAA
- a CDS encoding iron-containing alcohol dehydrogenase, with the protein MNWNYPTTIWCGAGKIEDLANACLNLKIKCPLFVTDKDLLNLSMTSKVIEKLKNDFDHLQVFSQFSGNPTGKNVIDGVSLYIEKKCDGVIAFGGGSALDVGKGIAFMCGQKRPIWDFEDIGDYWTRADGNKISPIIAVPTTAGTGSETGRASAIINEETGIKKIIFHPKILPSIVILDPNLTKDLPPRITAATGMDALAHNLEAFCAPGFHPMADGIALEGMRLIKNSLIEVYKNGKNIEARSEMLAASSMGSTAFQKGLGAIHSLSHPINAQFDVHHGLSNAIFMPYVLTFNKSVIENRIKSICNYLNLNSTFENFLEWILNLRKELNIPHKLSDVMDCNEIDLEKLSLMAFEDPSTGGNPKKITQDDLKEMYKKSISGELF; encoded by the coding sequence ATGAATTGGAATTATCCTACTACTATTTGGTGTGGAGCAGGTAAAATAGAAGATCTTGCAAACGCCTGTTTGAACTTAAAAATTAAATGTCCACTTTTTGTAACTGACAAGGATCTTTTAAATCTTTCAATGACTTCAAAAGTAATTGAAAAATTAAAAAATGACTTTGATCATTTACAAGTATTTTCACAATTTTCAGGAAACCCAACTGGAAAAAACGTAATAGATGGGGTCTCTTTATATATAGAAAAAAAATGTGATGGAGTAATTGCCTTTGGTGGAGGTAGTGCATTAGATGTTGGAAAGGGAATAGCTTTTATGTGCGGTCAAAAAAGACCTATATGGGATTTTGAAGATATAGGTGATTATTGGACAAGAGCTGATGGAAATAAAATTTCTCCAATTATAGCGGTTCCAACTACCGCAGGAACAGGCTCAGAAACAGGAAGAGCTTCAGCCATCATTAATGAAGAAACAGGAATAAAAAAAATAATTTTTCATCCAAAAATTTTACCTTCTATTGTAATTTTAGATCCAAATTTAACCAAAGATCTTCCTCCAAGAATAACAGCTGCAACAGGAATGGATGCACTTGCTCATAATCTCGAGGCTTTTTGTGCACCTGGATTTCATCCAATGGCAGATGGAATTGCACTTGAGGGTATGAGATTAATTAAAAATTCTTTAATAGAAGTTTATAAAAATGGTAAGAACATAGAAGCTAGATCTGAAATGTTAGCGGCATCTAGCATGGGTTCTACTGCTTTTCAAAAAGGTCTTGGTGCAATACATTCTTTAAGTCATCCAATAAATGCACAGTTTGATGTACATCATGGTTTAAGTAACGCTATATTTATGCCTTATGTTCTAACTTTTAATAAATCAGTTATTGAAAACAGAATTAAGTCTATTTGTAATTATCTTAATCTAAATAGTACATTTGAAAACTTTTTAGAATGGATATTAAATTTGCGTAAAGAATTAAATATTCCTCATAAACTTTCAGATGTTATGGATTGTAATGAAATTGATTTAGAAAAACTTTCTTTAATGGCATTTGAAGATCCATCTACAGGAGGCAATCCAAAAAAAATAACACAAGATGATTTAAAAGAGATGTATAAAAAAAGTATTTCAGGAGAATTATTTTAA
- a CDS encoding type 1 glutamine amidotransferase, with protein MKKILVVEGNLQEENQSFTEAGIQTHTESLKHSLSHFTDQLNIDVVNPSSDENISENIDPLESYDGLIWGGSSLNIYNKTPEILRQIEFMKECQKKIKKVLAICWGMQVAVTAAGGEVKKAEKGSHRGIARDIEINENGLNHPLYKNKNKKFNTPAFNFDEVVTLPENSTLLASNPINNVQGLNFKIGNCDVWGLQYHPEITYNKMINLIIFRKDRLIERGAFKDQNHIDDHIKNIEIENKKLDKISRMRELENWLDYLNLE; from the coding sequence ATGAAGAAAATTTTGGTAGTAGAAGGTAATTTACAAGAGGAAAATCAAAGTTTTACAGAAGCAGGTATTCAAACTCATACTGAAAGCTTAAAACATAGTCTTTCTCATTTTACTGATCAACTAAATATAGATGTAGTTAATCCATCTTCAGATGAAAATATAAGCGAGAATATTGATCCATTAGAAAGTTATGATGGTCTTATTTGGGGTGGAAGTAGTTTAAATATTTATAACAAGACACCTGAAATTTTAAGACAAATAGAATTTATGAAAGAGTGTCAGAAAAAAATTAAAAAAGTTCTAGCGATTTGTTGGGGAATGCAAGTTGCAGTAACTGCCGCTGGTGGTGAGGTAAAAAAAGCTGAGAAGGGGTCACACCGAGGGATTGCGAGAGATATTGAGATTAATGAAAATGGTTTAAATCATCCATTATATAAAAACAAAAATAAAAAGTTTAATACTCCAGCATTTAATTTTGATGAAGTTGTAACTCTTCCAGAAAATTCAACACTGCTCGCTTCGAACCCAATTAATAACGTTCAAGGTTTAAATTTTAAAATTGGAAATTGTGATGTGTGGGGCCTTCAGTATCATCCAGAAATTACTTACAACAAGATGATTAACTTAATTATTTTTAGAAAAGATAGACTTATAGAACGTGGTGCTTTTAAAGACCAAAATCATATTGATGATCACATTAAAAATATAGAAATAGAAAACAAAAAATTAGATAAAATTTCCAGAATGAGAGAATTAGAGAATTGGTTAGATTATCTTAATTTAGAATAA
- a CDS encoding formate--tetrahydrofolate ligase: MSEVKSDIQIAREAKMQPINDILAKINVPDESSAFSPMGRHIAKINLEYLEQLKDKPDGKLILVTAITPTPAGEGKTTTSVGLNDGLNKIGKKSIVCLREPSLGPSFGMKGGAAGGGYAQVVPMEQINLHFTGDFHAITSAHNLLSALIDNHIYWGNKLDIDVRRIVWKRVMDMNDRSLRSININLGGVANGFPREDGFDITVASEIMAIFCLSNDLEDLEKRIGNITIGYTRDKKPVYAKDLNAQGPMTVLLKEAIRPNVTQTLENNPAIIHGGPFANIAHGCNSVIATKTGLKLADYVVTEAGFGADLGAEKFLDIKCRKSNLKPSCVVIVATIRALKMHGGVAKDDLKNENVEALKKGLVNLERHIQNVKKFGLPVAVAVNHFIKDTDNEVKALIDFCDNLGVKASLCTHWANGGEGTKELAAHVSELCEKDEAKFQFLYESKTPLFKKIETIAKEIYRADEVIADTKIRDQLKNFEDAGYGDLPICVAKTQYSFSTDPNLKGAPTGHALPVREVRLSSGAEFIVVICGAIMTMPGLPRVPAADSIKLNEKGEIEGLF, encoded by the coding sequence ATGAGCGAAGTAAAATCAGATATACAGATAGCTAGAGAAGCTAAAATGCAACCAATAAATGATATTTTAGCAAAGATAAATGTACCTGATGAAAGCTCTGCGTTTAGTCCTATGGGCAGACATATCGCAAAAATAAATTTAGAATATTTAGAGCAACTAAAAGACAAGCCAGATGGAAAACTAATTTTAGTAACTGCTATTACTCCTACTCCAGCAGGTGAAGGGAAAACTACAACTTCAGTTGGATTAAATGATGGTTTAAATAAAATTGGAAAAAAATCTATCGTATGTCTTAGAGAACCAAGCTTAGGTCCTTCTTTTGGTATGAAAGGTGGAGCAGCTGGTGGAGGTTATGCTCAAGTCGTTCCAATGGAACAAATCAATTTACATTTCACAGGTGACTTTCATGCAATTACATCAGCTCATAATTTATTATCAGCGTTAATCGATAATCATATTTATTGGGGAAATAAACTGGATATCGATGTTAGAAGAATTGTTTGGAAAAGAGTTATGGATATGAATGATAGATCATTAAGATCTATAAATATAAATTTAGGTGGTGTAGCAAATGGTTTTCCAAGAGAAGATGGTTTTGATATCACAGTTGCATCAGAGATAATGGCAATCTTTTGCTTATCAAATGATTTGGAAGATTTAGAAAAAAGAATTGGAAATATAACTATTGGGTACACTAGAGATAAAAAACCAGTTTATGCAAAAGACTTAAATGCTCAAGGTCCTATGACAGTTCTTTTAAAAGAAGCTATCAGACCTAATGTTACACAAACTTTAGAGAACAATCCTGCAATTATTCATGGCGGTCCATTTGCAAACATAGCTCATGGTTGTAACTCAGTTATTGCAACAAAGACTGGTTTAAAATTAGCAGACTATGTTGTAACTGAAGCGGGATTTGGTGCTGACCTTGGTGCAGAAAAATTCTTAGATATTAAATGTAGAAAATCAAATTTAAAACCAAGCTGTGTTGTAATTGTTGCAACTATAAGAGCTTTAAAAATGCACGGTGGTGTTGCTAAAGATGATTTAAAAAATGAAAATGTTGAAGCTTTAAAAAAAGGGTTAGTAAATTTAGAAAGACATATTCAAAATGTTAAAAAGTTTGGTTTACCTGTAGCTGTAGCAGTTAATCATTTTATAAAAGATACTGATAATGAAGTGAAAGCACTTATAGATTTTTGTGATAATTTAGGTGTTAAAGCTAGTCTATGTACTCATTGGGCAAATGGTGGTGAAGGTACAAAAGAATTAGCAGCTCATGTTTCAGAATTATGTGAAAAAGATGAAGCTAAATTTCAATTTTTATATGAAAGCAAAACACCTTTGTTTAAAAAAATAGAGACTATTGCAAAAGAAATTTATAGAGCAGATGAAGTAATCGCTGATACAAAAATTAGAGATCAACTTAAAAACTTTGAAGATGCTGGATATGGTGATTTGCCAATTTGTGTTGCTAAAACTCAATACAGTTTTTCAACAGATCCAAATCTTAAAGGAGCACCGACAGGTCATGCATTACCAGTGAGAGAAGTAAGACTATCATCAGGAGCAGAGTTCATTGTGGTTATTTGCGGTGCAATCATGACTATGCCCGGATTACCAAGGGTTCCTGCAGCAGATTCTATTAAACTAAATGAAAAAGGTGAGATTGAAGGATTATTCTAA